A segment of the Colletotrichum destructivum chromosome 3, complete sequence genome:
TTGTCGACATTCTGAACAAGGAGTACGCACGAGGCCGCATCTCCgcagcaagaagaaaacTCGACGAGATTCCGAGCCGACTGAGCGAGCTATTCAAAGATATCGTCAGACGCGATAACGAACACATGGAGGATCTCCTCCTCTGCATCCAGTGGATACTCTACGCAAAGCGGCCGCTAACCCGAGAGGAGTTTTACTTCGGGATGCTTTGTCGTTCGCCTGAGGATCTCAGTGCGTTCGACCCGGAAAGGATCACCAACAGCGATCTGGACCTAGCCGTCGTTAGCTCATCCAAAGGGCTGGCGGAGATCACAAAGTCGAAAGTCGGGACCGTCCAATTCATCCACGAATCGGTACGCGACTTTCTCATCAAAGACAACGGGCTACAAGATATTTGGCCCGAGATTGGCGAGAAGTTTCAAAGTACGGGACATGAGAAGCTGAAACAGTGCTGCCATGCGTACATCAACTTTGGAACGACTAACCACATTGATATTACTGAGTCGCTTCCGAAGGCCAACTCACCAGGAGCAAAAGAGTTACGCCAGAGAATATCAAAGGAGTTGCCCTTTGCCGAGTATGCAGCTGAGCATGTGTTATACCACGCCAATGCTGCTGCGACTGAGATACCTCAAAATGACTTCTTGGAAGGATTTTCACTGCGAGAGTGGATTCATCTCAACAACGTCCTCGAGAAGCATGAAATCCGACGATACACACCAAACGCAAATCTCGTATACATCCTGGCGGAAAAGAATCTAATCCAGTTGGTTGAAACATATGTGAGAGATCATCCCAACAACATTCACGTCATGGGAGAGAGATATCAGTTTCCAATGTTTGCTGCTCTGTCCAACGGGTATCTGCTTGCAGCCAAGGCACTTTTCGGACAGACTGCAAAATCCTACCGTCACGAAGACCTCTTCTCAAGCATCTACAGCACAAAGAACCTAGTCATTCGGAAGAACCAGACACCGCTTCTTTGGGCAATCGAAAATCGACTTGTGGCCCTTGCCACAATCATGGCCGCCGACACAAACACGGACCCAAGTCTGGTTGACGAGTACCGCCGCACAGCGCTTCATTTGGCCTCTATACTTGGAGATGATGCTGCCGCGGTCGTCCTGGTCGAAAGTTTGATCGATCTTCATGCAAAGCGTCTAAACAAAGCATTGGCATCAACAACCATGGACACCGCTCAGGCATCCCAACCAATAACAGCCAAAGCTAGTGTTGATATGTTCACTTTTATCAACAGGAAGGATTCTAGTGGAGGGTCGCCGCTATCGCTTGCTGCTTCCGGTGGATTCGACCATGTCGTTCAGAAGCTTGTTGATAAGGGTGCTTCAATCGACACAAGAGACATCACATCGCAGACACCATTCTATCTTGCTGCCTATGCAGGCCATGCAACTGTAGTCAGGATTCTTCTTGAGAATGGGGCGCCTGTAGATGACTTAGATCGCAATGGCAACACAGCACTCCAcgatgctgctggtggcggcCACACGGCTGTGGCTACGGTCCTCCTTGACTACGGGGCGTCCGTTAGCAAGACAAACTATGACGGAATGACGCCCATTCATTTGGCTGCCACTAGGGGCCATGAGGCTGTGGTCAAAAATCTTCTCGAACATGGGGCGCCTGTGGATGACTTAGATCGCAATGGCAACACAGCACTCCAcgatgctgctggtggcggcCACACGGCTGTGGCTACAGTCCTCCTTGACTACGGGGCGTCCGTTAACAAAATAAACTGTAACGGAATGACGCCCCTTCATTTGGCTGCCACTAGGGGCCATGAGGCTGTGGTCAAAAATCTTCTTGAACACGGGGCGCCTGTGGATGACGTAAACTGCAATGGCGAAACAGCACTCCACTATGCAGCTTGGTACAGCCGTACGGCTGTAGCTACAATACTGCTTGAATACGGGGCGTCCGTTAACAAAATAAACTGTAACGGAACGACGCCCCTTCATTTGGCTGCCTATGAGGCCTATGAGGCTGTGGTCAAAACTCTTCTCGAACATGGGGCGCCTGTGGATGACGTAAACCGCAATGGCGAAACAGCACTCCATAATGCTGTTAGGTACGGCCATACGGCTGTGGTTGCAACCCTCCTTGAAAATGGGGCGCGCTCTAACAAGGGAGTCGGTTTGGTCGGCAGGACTCCTCTTCATCTGGCTGTTAAATATGGCAAGGTGGGTGCAGTCAAACTCCTTCTCAAGCATGGGGCGTCTATCCACGATAAAGACAGGAACGGCCAAACACCCTTGTCGCTTGCCATCGCTCGCGGTGATCAAGCGGTGGCCAAAATGTTGGAGGAGAATCACACAAATATAGAAGGTCCAAAGTAAACATCGCTGAGCTTCGGAGATTGTTCTTTGGCTAGTCTTGCACCCACATGCAACCACTACGTTTCTTTGGAACCGAGGATGGAGAGACAAGGGAAGCCTTGATATTGGCCGGCTTGAAACTCAACGCCCAACCATGAAGACTGATCTCAAGAGGGGTTTGAGATAGACAGTAGAACAGGGTAGATATTCTCAGCATGCTGAAAGCTGACAGCCTTATACAGTTGGTGGGATGACGTTGGCATCTAGCCTCACAGGAGCCATACACCTACAGTTGGGCAACTGCAAGATATGAAAAGGAGTGAATGGTGGTGTGTGTCGATTATCATCGAAACGTATCCAACACACCGTTGGCTAATGGCTATAGCAGGTTTTAGTCCACGCAACGGTTTCCACCTCCTTCATAACAATACAAGGTTATTGGAGTAATAACCTATAATTCTGCAAGTTGCAGTTCTTCTTCCACGGCCATAATTGCAGTCAACTGATTCTGACCATGCCCGATTTTTTCAACTGTCGCGGTACTGGCGCACGAATTCATGAAGCTGCACAAGGGAATCGTGTCCGACCTTCTGCATGTACGCAGAGCTTTTGTCTCCTGAAATGGCGACTTGAACgatcttcctcgccgcccagcagaGCTCGCTATTGAACCGGATCATACCAATTTTCTCGAATGCGGCAGGGTCCATGCGGCCCCGGATGGTTTCCCACATGGTTTCCCATCTGGATACGGCACGCAGAAGGGCCTGGGCGCTTGTGGGTAATATTCCCATGAGGTTGGCGGAGAGGACCATGCCACTGATCCCTGGATTATGTCAGTTCCCCGAAGTGTGAAGAGATTAAACGATGTTCAAAGGAACTGCACCCACCAAAAATCAAGACCTGCAAATCGAGGCCGTTGATATCCTGGAAGGGAAAGCTGCCTATGCCGCTCCAAGTGTCGCGCATCAGCGCATCGATGCAATGTTTGACCGAAGATATCCGTCTTGAACCGTCGAGCCCGAGAGCGTGTGCCGCCTCGAAGTACTCAGTCGAGTTTTTCGCGTCCCAGAGCTCGAGTGGGCTTGGAAGGTCACACGTCAACTCGGCAGGCGTCATCAACGGCGGAGAGTTAAACATGCCGCTCTGCTGCCAGTCTCCCAGTGCCGTCCATATGGCCAGTCTACGTGGTTGTCAGCGACGAGAATCTACAACTTTGGTTTGAGCGCAAAATACCTGATTTTCGTCTCGTTGAGGACAAAGTCTTCGTACTGAAAGATCGGCGCATGCCTGACCTGAGCCAGCCCCAGACACCTCACGGCAGAGACGAGGACCGGTAGGCGCTGAGTCCGGTTCTTTCTGCGTGACGCAATATCGTTTCTGAAGAATTGAACGCAATGGATCATGAGGGCGGCCTGAAATGTCTCTTGAACCTCAATGGTGAACTCGGGGGCTGATCCGGGGGGCATCAGTCTGTTCAAGCCGCGAAATATATATTCCTCGGCAAGACTCAGGAAACCGCGAGCAGCGAGAACGTCATCGCTAGGCGGTGATCTCAATGACCCGGAAAGTCCAACGGCCAGGAGCAAGAGCTTATTGGTCCGTTCAGTGCCAAAATCCGGCCGGTGGACGATGGGGAAGTCGAGGTGGCTGACTCGGAAGTACGTTGTTGCAAAGTTGCAAAGATTTTCCGCCGAGAACACCGACTCTGCGGTTTCTAGATTGAAGGAGCCATCATACCACGGATCAATTTCTCTGAGGTTGTTATGAACATTATGCAAATCAGATACGATATCAGCGGCGCGGGAGCTCCAACTCTCGGGGTCAAACGGGGAGCCCGTAGTGCTGGGCAGTGTGTCTGTCGAAAGGGTTTCCAGGGACTGGAAGTCCATAAACTCGGGGGCGAAGCTAGATGCAAAGCCATATGGAAGGAAGGTAAAGTCTTCATCGATCAACGTGCTGGGAGGATATTGAGGGGGGGTGGGTCTCATGTTAGGATCAGTGCCTTCGCCCTCAGTTCTGGAGGCCGCCTCGTTGGCCAGAAACTCGAGAATGTTATCCGAGTTCGGGTTTGTCAGACCCAAAAGGAAGGCAACGGTGATCTTGGTGCGGTCCTTGTCATTGTTGGGGACGCCAACTGTTGTACCAGTTGAGAGTGAGGAGGGGGCAGAGTCTGCGCCAATGGTAactgatgatgatgttgctTCTTCTAGCCTGCGATACGTGCAGGGGAGCTTTCGAGAGACGCATCGCTCACAGGGATCAGACGTGTCGCATGACTGCTTGCTGTGGAAGCAGGCGTCACATGCGCGGGGCTTCTGGCCTCGCTTCAGATTTGGAAGAGTTTCTTGGTCGTGTTTGTTAGGACAGTGTACCGTGTGTTTTCGGCAGACATCGCTATGTAATGATGAGCGAATTGTCTAGTGCTGATATCATTCGCATTGGGGATGGACCGTTACGTACCGTCTGGCAAATGCTTTTTCACAATAAAGACATTTGTAGCGAGCTATCTGAATATCTACAGCTTGTGAGCAAATGAACGAGCACAGGCCTAGCTCGGCCAATAGATCGATAAAATAAAATTCAAATAACAGGACCATCAGATGGGTGTTCGTGACAAGCGCAAGCCTTCCCCATTAGATGGGAACTGAGGCTAAATGAAATTGGGACTGACGACAGTAATCTTTGTAGACTGGATGCACATTTTTCTACGTAGATGTACAAAAAAATTAAATTTGCAAGAGAAATATGAGAGCGTTGGCTGAGACACAAAAAGCAGTTGGAAACCACCATTACACTCACGAGTAGACTCATGCCGACGCAAATGGGCGCTCCTCTGATACTGCTTTCCGCATGTGGCACAGGTGTGCCGATCAACGGAAGAATCGGACATTTAGGGGTTCTTCCGGGCGAGCCGACTGCTTGGGAGGGGTCATTCGTCCGTAAAATCGATAGAATGGGATTAGAACGACTTCATACGGTTGGTGGGTTTGGATGGCAGGACGGATGGAGTGGTGAAGTTGGTGGGTTTTGTCCGAGGATTGATTCTCGTCCGAAACGATGCGGACGTCCCGAGACCCACTTTGTCCGCATTGCTCCGTCATTCAAGAATCTTGACCGGATAAACCTTTGTGCCGAAGGGCCCCACATCTGCAGCGACCACTCAGTGGGTTGACGCATTTCTCCAGTGCTGTTATGGATCCGAGCCCCATAATTAGACGCTCTAACCGGATTTGAAGGAACAGCCCATCATGTAAGTCGGTGCAGTCGCATGTCCCAGACTGCTTCGTCCGCCGAGCAGACGGATGAGTCCTTACAAGCTTGATATACCTATACATAACAGTGGAATCGCCCTCTGATATCTCAGACATGTTTACCGTGAAGTTTTCTCCGTCCTGTCCTAAAGCCACTTTCTGTTACACTTCTTTCCCTGATTTGGGCCCATAACTTCCGCTCCTCCACCTTTCTTAAGCCTCCAGAAAGCGACATTCCTGGCCAAACCCCATCCAGTCGACCTTGCGTGCGAGCTCAGTTATCCGGACTCTGTGTAACGAAGTATTTTCGAAGGAATGGCTCTAAGAGCAGCACCAAGGTGTGAGTATTCCGGGCGTCTGAACATGTTTACGTCCTTAATTGATACGTTGTCGACTCCCATCTTACGTCCATCCAGTTTCGGCTCAGCTTCATCGTCTGACGTCTCGACTATCAACAATCAGGAGTATCGACACTTCACCAAACCATTTCCAGCCAAGAGAAAAGCGCTCCAAGTCGACTACGACAAATGGAAGCCTCGTTGCTAAAGACAGTCTGCCATTCGAAAGCAGAATTATCAACGAACCATCAAATCCTGTCGAATATGCACTGTAAGACACCAAAAGTTATCCAACCCCACTTTTCCATCACGGCTGACATGTCTTAATCCAGGACCACGATCGACAAGGTTGTTAACTGGGCACGCCAAGGTTCTTTTTGGCCTCTGTCTTTTGGCCTCGCCTGCTGCAGTATCGAGATGATGCACGTCTCGATGCCCCGATACGATCAGGACCGTCTCGGAATTATTTTCCGAGCATCCCCTCGACAGGCCGACGTGATGATTGTGGCGGGAACAGTGACAAACAAAATGGCACCCGCCCTTCGTCAGGTTTATGACCAGATGCCCGACCCGAAGTGGGTGATCAGCATGGGCAGTTGCGCCAACGGAGGTGGCTACTACCACTATAGCTATTCGGTGGTGAGGGGCGTGGATCGTATCGTTCCCGTCGATATCTATGTGCCCGGCTGCCCTCCAACAGCCGAAGCCCTGCTGCACGCCGTGTTTCTGCTTCAGGCCAAGCAAAGGCGAACCAAAATTACGAGAATGTGGTATCGAAAGTAGTCATCAACGACTCCGCACCTGTGTCGGTTCATTTCATTTCATTCTCGACTCCACGGGAAGCTGCCCACTTTTCTTGAAACTACGTCTGAAGCCTTGCCACATTCCTTCTCGGCCACTGGGCCAAGTCCCACAGTCTTGGGTTACCTTTCAAATGGAATTCAATGCAATCGAACAACTGCTCCAACCATCTTTCTAAGAACCAAAAGTGAGGTTGAATGGTGCTTAGTAATAGTGCAAAGTACGAAAGTAATACCATGGCGTACGGGCTGCCGGCCTGGATATCCGCAATGATGCTGCTGGGAACCGTATAAGGATAAAAAAATAGCATGCCCACCTCGGGATGGTCCCCAGCGGATGCTAGAAGGACAGCAGCTTTTCGCAGCTCTGACACGGCCAACTCGTAATCTCGCTGACTGCCCTCGGGTAACTCTCTTCGGAAAAAAGCGGTCAAGCGATGAAGACGGCCGAAAATGTCCTTTGGGAGAGGCGAGTCGTCCGAAAATACATCGCGGCTATAAATTTCAAAGTCAATCATTTTTCACCGCCCTCAAAAGGCACGCCAGATTACGGGGACGTACTCAAAGTCCTTGCTATTCTCTTCAACAATCCAGATTCCGTGCGACAACGGCGCGAATTGCGTCTCCCGAACCTCTGCTTGGCAAGGCAAAAGGACGCTGCGAAATCCGCGGAGCAAAACAAAGAGCTTGAGGACTTCCGACACCGTGCCGAGTGCTGGTTCTCCGTTGCTATGAGCAGCCAAAGCGCAGACGTAGAGAATAATGGTGGAGGAGAAACAGAACGAGGGCTTCCAGTTTGTGTCCCCGATATAGAACAGAGCGGAACGGAAGCCCCCAAGACCGCGAGTTTGATAGTATGCTGCGATATCGAGGTATTTTTCCCGTTGGAGGGGCAGCAGATGGGCTTTGTGTATTGCAGCCACAGCTAGGATGCCGTCCAGCACGAAAGGATGTTCGTAACCCATTTCTGGCACCACCGTACGCCAGACATCCTGCATATCAGAGCGGAGAGCTAGCGTGTTTGCTGTGGAGACTGAGTAATGGTGCATCAGCTCCATGCTGCACGCCCATCTCTTGGTCACAATTGGTGACAATTGCAAaaggccgtcctcgagatGATCGCCGAGTTTGAACAGACTTGGAGGTGATCCCGAGACTCCATCAAACGTCAGGACAcggcccggcggcgccaccgaAGGAGATTTTGCTGGGATCGGGGCATTTTGAGTGCGCAAGGCCAAGTAAATGCAACGGGAACCTCGGCGTGTGCAGTCGAAGCAAGCTGGGCGCGACTCGTCACACTGCAACGCCAGATTAGATTCAGTCTCGCCCGGAGGCTTCGGAGAGCGGCTATGGAAGACATTTGGAACCCGCAGTCATAGGTTTTCGCATGCATACCTTGACCTTCCTCCGCCGGCACTCCGTGCACCCATAGCGGGACTTCGTGTGAGATCGCCGCGTCACCATTTGCATGCGCTTTCCGCTTGGGGAAGGAGACGAAGGGGCGTCTTCGGATTCTTTCATAAAATCCTAGGGGTTTAAGCGACGAATGCGAAGCACTGGTTGAAGAGCGAGGAGAATTTCGCGGACA
Coding sequences within it:
- a CDS encoding Putative nucleoside phosphorylase domain, NACHT nucleoside triphosphatase, encoding MLDRTHESLPPKENDDNTYTLGNIGRHNIVMACLPLGQYGTNNAAIVASNMHRSFPSIRIRLMVGIGGGVPGHVDIRLGDIVVGNRVIQYDMGKMLSGGRIQRTGVPREPPSALLKAIAQLQAHHERTASQVPAILAKVFERYPSLSRFAYPIALEDRLFRATYEHGQQPDCHHCDLSELQGRPERTSRDPKVYHGGIASGNQVVKSAKDRDALAQELGIICFEMEAAGLMDIFPCLVIRGICDYADSHKNKQWQPYAAATAAAFAKELLSVIATSAAAMTPAVVQDSRATETPTPTPTPHDKHGSYKDWLDPSKAAQHRGFLWIRGKPGAGKSTLMKFAYGNVRRRSEANTCHISFFFNARGDELEKSTVGLHRSLLLQVMERVPDLQSVLDDPVLIPQQQSVCPSTEVLRELFRNAVMGLGQRRLVCFVDALDECDEEQVREMVTYFEDLGDEATNDGIQLQICFSSRHYPHIEIENGLRLTLEDQPGHEKDLEKYVRSCLRVGKRSDAEEIKNGVLKKANGVFMWVVLVVDILNKEYARGRISAARRKLDEIPSRLSELFKDIVRRDNEHMEDLLLCIQWILYAKRPLTREEFYFGMLCRSPEDLSAFDPERITNSDLDLAVVSSSKGLAEITKSKVGTVQFIHESVRDFLIKDNGLQDIWPEIGEKFQSTGHEKLKQCCHAYINFGTTNHIDITESLPKANSPGAKELRQRISKELPFAEYAAEHVLYHANAAATEIPQNDFLEGFSLREWIHLNNVLEKHEIRRYTPNANLVYILAEKNLIQLVETYVRDHPNNIHVMGERYQFPMFAALSNGYLLAAKALFGQTAKSYRHEDLFSSIYSTKNLVIRKNQTPLLWAIENRLVALATIMAADTNTDPSLVDEYRRTALHLASILGDDAAAVVLVESLIDLHAKRLNKALASTTMDTAQASQPITAKASVDMFTFINRKDSSGGSPLSLAASGGFDHVVQKLVDKGASIDTRDITSQTPFYLAAYAGHATVVRILLENGAPVDDLDRNGNTALHDAAGGGHTAVATVLLDYGASVSKTNYDGMTPIHLAATRGHEAVVKNLLEHGAPVDDLDRNGNTALHDAAGGGHTAVATVLLDYGASVNKINCNGMTPLHLAATRGHEAVVKNLLEHGAPVDDVNCNGETALHYAAWYSRTAVATILLEYGASVNKINCNGTTPLHLAAYEAYEAVVKTLLEHGAPVDDVNRNGETALHNAVRYGHTAVVATLLENGARSNKGVGLVGRTPLHLAVKYGKVGAVKLLLKHGASIHDKDRNGQTPLSLAIARGDQAVAKMLEENHTNIEGPK
- a CDS encoding Putative zn(2)Cys(6) fungal-type DNA-binding domain, Zinc finger C2H2-type; translated protein: MVLLFEFYFIDLLAELGLCSFICSQAVDIQIARYKCLYCEKAFARRDVCRKHTVHCPNKHDQETLPNLKRGQKPRACDACFHSKQSCDTSDPCERCVSRKLPCTYRRLEEATSSSVTIGADSAPSSLSTGTTVGVPNNDKDRTKITVAFLLGLTNPNSDNILEFLANEAASRTEGEGTDPNMRPTPPQYPPSTLIDEDFTFLPYGFASSFAPEFMDFQSLETLSTDTLPSTTGSPFDPESWSSRAADIVSDLHNVHNNLREIDPWYDGSFNLETAESVFSAENLCNFATTYFRVSHLDFPIVHRPDFGTERTNKLLLLAVGLSGSLRSPPSDDVLAARGFLSLAEEYIFRGLNRLMPPGSAPEFTIEVQETFQAALMIHCVQFFRNDIASRRKNRTQRLPVLVSAVRCLGLAQVRHAPIFQYEDFVLNETKIRLAIWTALGDWQQSGMFNSPPLMTPAELTCDLPSPLELWDAKNSTEYFEAAHALGLDGSRRISSVKHCIDALMRDTWSGIGSFPFQDINGLDLQVLIFGISGMVLSANLMGILPTSAQALLRAVSRWETMWETIRGRMDPAAFEKIGMIRFNSELCWAARKIVQVAISGDKSSAYMQKVGHDSLVQLHEFVRQYRDS
- a CDS encoding Putative Zinc finger C2H2-type, with translation MSDSSVDRHTCATCGKQYQRSAHLRRHESTRECNGGFQLLFVSQPTLSYFSCKFNFFVHLRRKMCIQSTKITVVSPNFI
- a CDS encoding Putative NADH:ubiquinone oxidoreductase-like, 20kDa subunit; translated protein: MALRAAPRFSAQLHRLTSRLSTIRSIDTSPNHFQPREKRSKSTTTNGSLVAKDSLPFESRIINEPSNPVEYALTTIDKVVNWARQGSFWPLSFGLACCSIEMMHVSMPRYDQDRLGIIFRASPRQADVMIVAGTVTNKMAPALRQVYDQMPDPKWVISMGSCANGGGYYHYSYSVVRGVDRIVPVDIYVPGCPPTAEALLHAVFLLQAKQRRTKITRMWYRK
- a CDS encoding Putative zn(2)Cys(6) fungal-type DNA-binding domain, fungal transcription factor, with product MVTRRSHTKSRYGCTECRRRKVKCDESRPACFDCTRRGSRCIYLALRTQNAPIPAKSPSVAPPGRVLTFDGVSGSPPSLFKLGDHLEDGLLQLSPIVTKRWACSMELMHHYSVSTANTLALRSDMQDVWRTVVPEMGYEHPFVLDGILAVAAIHKAHLLPLQREKYLDIAAYYQTRGLGGFRSALFYIGDTNWKPSFCFSSTIILYVCALAAHSNGEPALGTVSEVLKLFVLLRGFRSVLLPCQAEVRETQFAPLSHGIWIVEENSKDFEYVPVIWRAF